The genomic interval TGGCGGAAGTCGAGGGGCAGGAAGCTGTTCTCGTTCCGGAAGGTGTAGGGGTGGACGAGCAGGCCGGCCTCGTGGGCGTCGTCGACCAGGCTGGTCGGCTCGAGCAGGTTCCCGGCCGCGTCGCGGGGGACGACCTGGTTCTTGCTCGGGCCGATGCCGTCGGCGTAGGTGGCGATCTCGGCCAGGCCCTCGGGGGTGGACAGGTCGGCGTAGGTGCGCGGGTCGCCGGCGGCGACCAGGTCGTAGGGCGCGCCGACGTCGCTGAGCAGCTGAACCAGCCGCACCCGGGTGCGGCGGTTCAGCTCCTTGAGGTTGCCGGTCTCGAACGACTGGATGAACACCTTGTCCTTGGGGCTGGTGTAGCCGTTGGCCCGCAGGGTGGCCAGCAGCGGCTCCTCGAGCGACAGGCCGATCGAGTCGAAGTAGGTCGGGTGCTTGGTCTCGGGGTAGATCCCGACCCCGGACCGCTTGGCCAGGTCGATGACCTCCTGGAGGGTCGGCACCTGGTAGAGGCCGTCGAAGACGGTGTTGTCGGGCCGCAGGTCGGGGATGCGCTCCTTGGCCCGCAAGGTGCGGAGCTCGGCCAGGGTGAAGTCCTCGGTGAACCAGCCGGTGAGGGCGACCCCGTCGATCGTCTTGGTGGCCCTGCGGTCGGCGAACTCGGGATGGTCGGCGACGTCGGTCGTGCCCGAGATCTCGTTCTCGTGCCTGGTCACCAGCACGCCGTCCTTGGTCGAGACCAGGTCGGGCTCGATGTAGTCGGCGCCCATGCCGATGGCGAGCCGGTAGGAGGCGAGGGTGTGCTCGG from Actinomycetota bacterium carries:
- a CDS encoding glycerophosphodiester phosphodiesterase, with protein sequence MAGATVADERVDRGGERRLPLVIGHRGASGYRPEHTLASYRLAIGMGADYIEPDLVSTKDGVLVTRHENEISGTTDVADHPEFADRRATKTIDGVALTGWFTEDFTLAELRTLRAKERIPDLRPDNTVFDGLYQVPTLQEVIDLAKRSGVGIYPETKHPTYFDSIGLSLEEPLLATLRANGYTSPKDKVFIQSFETGNLKELNRRTRVRLVQLLSDVGAPYDLVAAGDPRTYADLSTPEGLAEIATYADGIGPSKNQVVPRDAAGNLLEPTSLVDDAHEAGLLVHPYTFRNENSFLPLDFRQGNPASPIYLRATGDAPAEYRLFFRLGVDGLFSDNPDTAVASRHRFFSGR